From the genome of Actinacidiphila yeochonensis CN732, one region includes:
- a CDS encoding MGMT family protein, which translates to MSDGSGRDTGRGGSGGAARGTDAEEPAADAEELEPYVERVLDAVDAIPAGRVMTYGDVAEWIGEGGPRQVGRVLSHYGGSVPWWRVVRADGTLLPGHELRALDAYRAEGTPLRPAGRAAEGHVPRLDMRRARWDGTPQQPGAAPSRTTRGDEGDGEGAASAG; encoded by the coding sequence ATGAGCGACGGCAGCGGCAGGGACACCGGCCGGGGCGGGTCCGGCGGCGCTGCCCGGGGCACGGACGCCGAGGAGCCGGCCGCGGACGCCGAGGAGCTGGAGCCGTACGTGGAGCGGGTGCTCGACGCGGTGGACGCCATCCCGGCGGGCCGGGTGATGACCTACGGGGACGTGGCCGAGTGGATCGGTGAGGGCGGCCCGCGCCAGGTCGGCCGGGTGCTGTCCCACTACGGCGGCTCCGTGCCGTGGTGGCGCGTGGTCCGGGCGGACGGCACGCTGCTGCCCGGCCACGAGCTGCGCGCCCTGGACGCCTACCGGGCCGAGGGCACCCCGCTGCGGCCGGCCGGCCGGGCCGCCGAGGGGCACGTCCCGCGCCTCGACATGCGCCGCGCCCGCTGGGACGGCACGCCGCAGCAGCCCGGGGCCGCGCCGTCGCGGACCACCAGGGGCGACGAGGGCGACGGCGAGGGGGCCGCGAGCGCCGGGTGA
- a CDS encoding ATP-dependent helicase, with product MRTPAGNGAPPVLDARQRAVVEHASGPLLVLGGPGTGKTTTLVEAVAARVRAGTSVDRLLVLTHGRTAAEELRDRIAARLDDAGPGAAGLYAGPGTAGPGTAERGVTESGTAPQPGERRAGRAPLSSPQANTFHSFCYALLRAHQEADLFAEPVRLLSGPEQDLMVRELLAGQSLLAREGRGRVRWPDDLRAALTTRGFADEVRAVIARTRELGLAPAALAAFARRNGRRDWEAAADFLQEYLDVADLQGVIDYTELVHRAVRLAERPEVHADLTARYDAVFVDEFQDTDPAQVRLLRALAGQGRTLVVFGDPDQSVYAFRGADVNGILDFPARFPAADGSPAPVHVLTGGRRSAAALLTAGRQLASRLPLPRVPAAAARLHRQSTPARPGGTVDVRTYPSPGAEVEAVADALRRAHLEDHLPWSAMAVLTRTTSALPGLRRALTAAGVPVELPAGDTPLHAEPAVAPLLLALRLAAQSAVAAAETSALGGLGLQLQSDAGAPGVLGVLGGEAATGALGSEVAPRDLGRGIEPGVLGGQAGTLLGRGPASGVPGDGSVPGLPGGEAATGVSGGDADLGLLGDPSEAEPPDGAANGAEPLDGAADGSEPLDGAVDGAAGGRTGAGAPGSQAGAEEGPAPRRTPGERPVALTVDDALTLLTSPLGGMDSGDLRRLGRALREEERAAGRTVPRPSDELIAEAVADPARLTAHDPAYARGARRVGTLLRAARAVLAGGGTAEDALWKLWDGTTWPGRLERAALRGGPAGRNADRDLDAVCALFETAARAEERTGGRGALNLIEELSGFDVVADTLGGAVVRPEAVRLTTAHRAKGQEWRLVAVTGVQDGVWPDLRRRGSLLEADRIGRDGLAPPLSQGALLTEERRLFYVAATRARDRLLVTAVKSAADDGEQPSRFLAELGVQPQHVPHRPRRPLAVPALVAELRATTVDPEASPALREAAAARLAALAALHDEGHPLVPTAHPGRWWGLYEPTRSEVPVRDRDRPVVLSGSALDQLANTCALQWFLGREVRAEPPATAAQGFGNVVHVLADEVASGRAPADLDVLMARLDTVWDGLAFDAPWKSRQEKENARAALERFLRWHVLERGREPVAGEHAFDVTLEAGGATVRVRGSLDRVETDAEGHAYVVDFKTGRSKPTAQEVAHHPQLAVYQLAVREGAVDELFGGTRPHPGGAELVQLRVGASRREGGEALPAVQRQEPLAGEAGEWAGELLAEAAGRVLDERFTPSAGHHCAHCAFRSACSARAEGRQVVE from the coding sequence GTGCGCACCCCGGCGGGGAACGGCGCGCCCCCGGTGCTGGACGCGCGGCAGCGGGCGGTGGTTGAGCACGCTTCCGGGCCTCTTCTGGTGCTGGGCGGGCCGGGCACGGGGAAGACAACCACCCTCGTCGAGGCCGTGGCGGCCCGGGTGCGGGCCGGCACCTCCGTCGACCGGCTGCTCGTCCTCACCCACGGGCGCACCGCCGCGGAGGAGCTGCGGGACCGGATCGCGGCCCGCCTGGACGACGCGGGGCCGGGGGCGGCCGGACTGTACGCGGGGCCCGGGACGGCCGGACCGGGGACGGCCGAGCGGGGCGTGACCGAGTCCGGGACCGCTCCGCAGCCGGGCGAGCGCCGGGCCGGGAGGGCGCCCCTCAGCAGTCCGCAGGCGAACACCTTCCACTCCTTCTGCTACGCCCTCCTGCGCGCCCACCAGGAGGCCGACCTGTTCGCCGAGCCCGTGCGGCTGCTGTCCGGGCCGGAGCAGGACCTGATGGTGCGCGAGCTGCTGGCCGGCCAGAGCCTGCTGGCCCGCGAGGGGCGCGGCCGGGTGCGCTGGCCCGACGACCTGCGGGCCGCGCTGACCACCCGGGGCTTCGCCGACGAGGTCCGGGCGGTGATCGCCCGCACCCGGGAACTGGGCCTGGCCCCGGCGGCGCTCGCCGCCTTCGCCCGCCGCAACGGGCGGCGCGACTGGGAGGCGGCCGCGGACTTCCTCCAGGAGTACCTGGACGTCGCCGACCTCCAAGGCGTCATCGACTACACCGAACTCGTCCACCGGGCCGTCCGCCTGGCCGAGCGCCCCGAGGTGCACGCCGACCTCACCGCCCGCTACGACGCCGTGTTCGTCGACGAGTTCCAGGACACCGACCCGGCCCAGGTGCGGCTTCTGCGGGCGCTCGCCGGGCAGGGCCGCACCCTGGTGGTCTTCGGCGACCCCGACCAGTCCGTCTACGCCTTCCGCGGCGCCGACGTGAACGGCATCCTCGACTTCCCGGCGCGCTTCCCCGCCGCGGACGGCAGCCCCGCCCCCGTGCACGTGCTGACCGGCGGCCGCCGGTCGGCCGCCGCCCTGCTCACCGCCGGCAGGCAGCTCGCGAGCCGCCTGCCGCTGCCTCGGGTGCCGGCCGCGGCCGCACGCCTGCACCGCCAGAGCACCCCCGCCCGTCCCGGCGGCACCGTCGACGTGCGCACCTACCCGTCGCCCGGCGCCGAGGTCGAGGCCGTGGCCGACGCGCTGCGCCGCGCCCACCTGGAGGACCACCTGCCCTGGTCCGCCATGGCCGTACTCACCCGGACCACCTCCGCGCTGCCCGGGCTGCGCCGGGCGCTCACCGCGGCGGGGGTCCCCGTCGAGCTGCCGGCCGGCGACACGCCCCTGCACGCCGAGCCCGCGGTGGCCCCGCTGCTGCTGGCCCTGCGGCTGGCCGCGCAGTCGGCGGTCGCGGCGGCCGAAACGAGCGCCCTGGGCGGCCTCGGTCTCCAGCTCCAGAGCGACGCGGGCGCGCCCGGCGTCCTGGGTGTCCTGGGGGGCGAGGCCGCAACCGGGGCCCTGGGGAGCGAGGTGGCGCCCAGGGACCTAGGGAGGGGCATTGAACCAGGCGTCCTAGGTGGCCAGGCGGGAACGCTCCTAGGTCGCGGCCCGGCGTCCGGCGTCCCAGGCGACGGGAGCGTGCCCGGCCTCCCGGGCGGCGAGGCCGCAACCGGCGTCTCAGGCGGCGACGCCGACCTCGGCCTCCTTGGCGACCCGTCCGAGGCCGAGCCTCCGGACGGCGCGGCAAACGGGGCCGAGCCTCTGGACGGCGCGGCGGACGGGTCCGAGCCTCTGGACGGCGCGGTGGACGGGGCCGCTGGCGGCCGAACCGGCGCCGGCGCCCCTGGGAGCCAGGCCGGGGCCGAGGAAGGCCCCGCGCCGCGCCGCACCCCTGGTGAGCGGCCGGTCGCCCTCACCGTCGACGACGCCCTCACCCTGCTCACCTCGCCGCTGGGCGGCATGGACTCCGGCGACCTGCGGCGGCTCGGGCGGGCGCTGCGCGAGGAGGAGCGGGCCGCCGGGCGGACCGTGCCGCGCCCGTCCGACGAGCTGATCGCCGAGGCCGTCGCGGACCCGGCCCGGCTCACCGCACACGATCCGGCGTACGCCCGCGGTGCCCGCCGGGTGGGCACCCTGCTGCGGGCCGCCCGCGCCGTCCTGGCGGGGGGCGGCACCGCCGAGGACGCGCTGTGGAAGCTGTGGGACGGCACGACGTGGCCCGGAAGGCTGGAACGCGCCGCGCTGCGCGGCGGCCCGGCCGGCCGCAACGCCGACCGCGACCTGGACGCCGTGTGCGCGCTGTTCGAGACCGCCGCCCGCGCGGAGGAGCGGACCGGGGGCCGCGGCGCCCTCAACCTGATCGAGGAGCTGTCCGGCTTCGACGTCGTGGCCGACACCCTCGGGGGCGCCGTCGTACGCCCCGAGGCGGTGCGGCTCACCACCGCGCACCGGGCCAAGGGCCAGGAGTGGCGGCTGGTGGCGGTCACCGGCGTCCAGGACGGCGTCTGGCCCGACCTGCGGCGGCGCGGCTCCCTCCTGGAGGCCGACCGGATCGGCCGGGACGGCCTGGCCCCGCCGCTGAGCCAGGGCGCCCTGCTCACCGAGGAGCGCCGGCTGTTCTACGTGGCCGCCACCCGGGCCCGCGACCGGCTGCTGGTCACCGCCGTGAAGTCGGCCGCCGACGACGGCGAGCAGCCGTCCCGCTTCCTGGCCGAACTCGGCGTGCAGCCGCAGCACGTGCCGCACCGGCCGCGCCGCCCGCTGGCCGTGCCCGCGCTGGTCGCCGAGCTGCGCGCCACCACCGTCGACCCGGAGGCGTCCCCGGCGCTGCGGGAGGCCGCGGCCGCCCGGCTCGCCGCCCTGGCGGCGCTGCACGACGAGGGCCACCCGCTGGTGCCCACCGCGCACCCCGGCCGCTGGTGGGGCCTGTACGAGCCGACGCGCTCCGAGGTGCCGGTACGCGACCGGGACCGGCCCGTGGTGCTCTCGGGCAGCGCCCTGGACCAGCTCGCCAACACCTGCGCCCTCCAGTGGTTCCTCGGCCGCGAGGTCCGGGCCGAACCGCCCGCCACCGCCGCCCAGGGCTTCGGGAACGTCGTCCACGTCCTCGCCGACGAGGTGGCCTCCGGCCGCGCCCCGGCCGACCTGGACGTCCTCATGGCCCGCTTGGACACCGTCTGGGACGGCCTCGCCTTCGACGCGCCCTGGAAGTCCCGGCAGGAGAAGGAGAACGCCCGCGCCGCCCTGGAGCGCTTCCTGCGCTGGCACGTCCTGGAACGGGGGCGCGAGCCCGTGGCCGGCGAGCACGCCTTCGACGTCACCCTGGAGGCCGGCGGCGCCACGGTGCGCGTCCGGGGCAGCCTGGACCGGGTCGAGACGGACGCCGAGGGGCACGCCTACGTCGTCGACTTCAAGACCGGCCGGAGCAAGCCCACCGCCCAGGAGGTGGCCCACCACCCCCAGCTGGCCGTCTACCAGCTCGCCGTCCGGGAGGGCGCCGTGGACGAGCTCTTCGGCGGGACCCGCCCGCACCCGGGAGGCGCCGAGCTGGTCCAGCTGCGGGTCGGCGCGAGCCGCCGCGAGGGCGGCGAGGCGCTGCCCGCCGTCCAGCGGCAGGAGCCGCTGGCCGGGGAGGCGGGGGAGTGGGCCGGGGAACTGCTCGCCGAGGCCGCCGGCCGGGTGCTGGACGAGCGCTTCACCCCGTCCGCCGGCCACCACTGCGCCCACTGCGCCTTCCGCTCCGCGTGCAGCGCCCGCGCGGAGGGCCGCCAGGTCGTGGAGTGA
- a CDS encoding M20/M25/M40 family metallo-hydrolase has product MRTTPDNAVQPAIDEYAAAFLSDLKEWLRIPSVSADPEHAPDVRRSAEWLAEALRRTGFPVAEVWPTEGGPAVFAEWPSGEPDAPTVLVYGHHDVQPAAREDGWSTDPFEPVEQDGRLRARGAADDKGQVFLHTLGLRAHLAATGRTAPAVNLKLLVEGEEESGSPHFGALIRQHADRLACDTVIVSDTGMWAEDTPTVCTGMRGLVDGQVDLFGPDQDIHSGSFGGAVPNPATEAARLVAALHDEDRRVAITGFYDGVAELTARERELFAELPFDEAAWLRTARSHAALGEHGHSTLERIWARPTAEINGIHSGYGGPGGKTIVPAAAQIKFSFRLVAGQDTARVRQLFTDWVAERLPEGVRHEVRFWGEGTRPCLTPLDHPALRSLVRAMGRAFGQEVRYTREGGSGPAADLQDVLGVPVLFLGISVPSDGWHSVDEKVELDLLFKGVRTAAHLWQELADEWAATPWPAA; this is encoded by the coding sequence ATGCGCACCACCCCGGACAACGCCGTCCAGCCCGCCATCGACGAGTACGCTGCCGCCTTCCTCTCCGACCTCAAGGAATGGCTCCGCATCCCCTCCGTCTCCGCCGACCCGGAACACGCCCCGGACGTACGGCGGAGCGCCGAGTGGCTGGCCGAGGCGCTGCGGCGGACCGGTTTCCCGGTCGCCGAGGTGTGGCCCACCGAGGGCGGCCCCGCCGTCTTCGCCGAGTGGCCCAGCGGTGAGCCGGACGCGCCCACGGTGCTCGTCTACGGCCACCACGACGTGCAGCCCGCCGCCCGCGAGGACGGCTGGTCCACCGACCCGTTCGAGCCCGTGGAGCAGGACGGGCGGCTGCGGGCCCGGGGCGCCGCCGACGACAAGGGCCAGGTCTTCCTGCACACCCTCGGGCTGCGCGCCCACCTCGCGGCGACCGGCCGCACCGCGCCCGCCGTCAACCTCAAGCTGCTGGTGGAGGGCGAGGAGGAGTCCGGGTCGCCGCACTTCGGCGCGCTGATCCGGCAGCACGCGGACCGGCTGGCCTGCGACACCGTGATCGTCTCCGACACCGGCATGTGGGCCGAGGACACCCCCACGGTCTGCACCGGGATGCGCGGCCTGGTCGACGGCCAGGTCGACCTCTTCGGCCCCGACCAGGACATCCACTCCGGCTCCTTCGGGGGCGCGGTGCCCAACCCGGCCACCGAGGCCGCCCGGCTGGTCGCCGCCCTGCACGACGAGGACCGCAGAGTCGCCATCACGGGCTTCTACGACGGCGTGGCCGAGCTCACCGCGCGGGAGCGGGAGCTCTTCGCCGAACTGCCCTTCGACGAGGCCGCCTGGCTGCGCACCGCCAGGTCGCACGCCGCCCTCGGCGAGCACGGCCACAGCACCCTGGAGCGGATCTGGGCCCGCCCCACCGCCGAGATCAACGGCATCCACAGCGGGTACGGCGGCCCCGGCGGCAAGACGATCGTGCCCGCCGCCGCGCAGATCAAGTTCTCCTTCCGGCTCGTCGCCGGCCAGGACACCGCCCGGGTGCGGCAGCTGTTCACCGACTGGGTCGCCGAGCGGCTGCCCGAAGGCGTCCGGCACGAGGTCCGCTTCTGGGGCGAGGGCACCCGCCCCTGCCTCACCCCGCTGGACCACCCGGCGCTGCGCTCGCTGGTCCGTGCCATGGGCCGCGCCTTCGGGCAGGAGGTCCGCTACACCCGCGAGGGCGGCTCCGGACCCGCCGCCGACCTCCAGGACGTCCTGGGCGTCCCGGTGCTGTTCCTGGGGATCTCCGTGCCGTCCGACGGCTGGCACTCGGTGGACGAGAAGGTCGAGCTCGACCTGCTCTTCAAGGGGGTGCGGACGGCCGCCCACCTCTGGCAGGAGCTGGCCGACGAGTGGGCGGCCACGCCCTGGCCCGCCGCCTGA
- the nudC gene encoding NAD(+) diphosphatase has protein sequence MGGHALARRLMRGGTAAGQQRTQDSSSAEYAHDGSWEAAVTGLDVTAHPIALTTTGVDRAAHHRLDEAWLAAAWSHPTTRVFVVSGGQVLVEDTPDGGTGLVMTPAFDAPETEQHRYFLGIDPAGVRYFALQKDTLPGRLDDVARPAGLREVGGLLSPLEAGLMVHAVALENWQRMHRFCSRCGERTVIAAAGHIRRCPACGAEHYPRTDPAVIMLVTDDQDRALLGRQVHWPEGRFSTLAGFVEPGESIERAVRREVFEEAGVVVGEVAYVASQPWPFPSSLMLGFMARATKSDIHVDGEEIHEARWFSREDLRAAFAAGEVLPPFGISIAARLIELWYGEPLPGKGGTPRP, from the coding sequence GTGGGCGGCCACGCCCTGGCCCGCCGCCTGATGCGCGGCGGAACCGCCGCCGGGCAGCAGCGGACACAGGACAGCAGCAGCGCGGAGTACGCGCATGACGGGAGTTGGGAAGCAGCAGTGACCGGTCTCGACGTGACAGCCCATCCGATCGCCCTCACCACCACGGGGGTGGACCGGGCCGCCCACCACCGCCTCGACGAGGCGTGGCTGGCGGCGGCCTGGAGCCACCCCACCACCCGTGTCTTCGTCGTCTCCGGCGGCCAGGTGCTGGTCGAGGACACCCCGGACGGCGGCACCGGACTCGTCATGACCCCCGCCTTCGACGCCCCCGAGACCGAGCAGCACCGCTACTTCCTGGGCATCGACCCGGCGGGCGTGCGCTACTTCGCCCTCCAGAAGGACACCCTGCCCGGCAGGCTCGACGACGTGGCGCGCCCGGCCGGGCTGCGCGAGGTCGGCGGCCTGCTGTCGCCGCTGGAGGCCGGCCTGATGGTGCACGCCGTCGCGCTGGAGAACTGGCAGCGGATGCACCGCTTCTGCTCCCGTTGCGGGGAGCGCACCGTCATCGCCGCCGCCGGCCACATCCGGCGCTGCCCCGCCTGCGGCGCCGAGCACTACCCGCGGACCGACCCGGCCGTCATCATGCTGGTCACCGACGACCAGGACCGGGCCCTGCTCGGCCGTCAGGTGCACTGGCCGGAAGGCCGCTTCTCCACGCTGGCGGGCTTCGTCGAACCGGGCGAGTCCATCGAGCGGGCGGTGCGCCGCGAGGTCTTCGAGGAGGCCGGGGTGGTGGTCGGCGAGGTCGCGTACGTGGCCAGCCAGCCGTGGCCCTTCCCGTCCAGCCTGATGCTCGGCTTCATGGCCCGGGCCACCAAGTCCGACATCCACGTCGACGGCGAGGAGATCCACGAGGCGCGCTGGTTCTCCCGCGAGGACCTGCGGGCGGCCTTCGCCGCCGGCGAGGTGCTGCCCCCGTTCGGGATCTCGATCGCCGCCCGGCTCATCGAGCTCTGGTACGGCGAACCGCTCCCCGGGAAGGGCGGCACCCCCCGCCCCTGA
- a CDS encoding peptidoglycan recognition protein family protein produces MAPSEPPHDHSGPTRRAFLGSSATVLGLSAGAALLGATAAHADTADAGTARAGAARAGTREAGRKDVARLSAAVQEPEVFGTAAWDARPPAYPVSLAGNNPDKIIVHHTAFANTADAGTSGSFAVAHEIQDLHMDTNGWIDSGQHFTISRSGIVMEGRHRSLERLRHGSDMVVGAHTVGQNSQGIGIEGNGTYSAAAPPDPLYDSLVGLCAYICGQYALDPAEIYGHRDFNDTECPGDVLYGMLPRLRADVAGRL; encoded by the coding sequence ATGGCACCGTCCGAGCCCCCGCACGACCACTCCGGACCGACCCGCCGCGCCTTCCTGGGGTCGTCGGCCACCGTGCTCGGCCTGAGCGCCGGGGCCGCCCTCCTGGGCGCCACCGCCGCACACGCCGACACCGCGGATGCCGGCACGGCCCGTGCCGGCGCCGCACGCGCCGGCACGAGGGAGGCCGGTCGCAAGGACGTGGCGCGGCTCTCCGCCGCCGTCCAGGAACCCGAGGTCTTCGGCACGGCCGCCTGGGACGCCAGGCCGCCGGCGTACCCGGTGAGCCTCGCGGGGAACAACCCGGACAAGATCATCGTGCACCACACGGCGTTCGCGAACACCGCGGACGCCGGCACCTCGGGCTCGTTCGCCGTCGCGCACGAGATCCAGGACCTGCACATGGACACCAACGGCTGGATCGACTCGGGCCAGCACTTCACCATCAGCCGCAGCGGCATCGTCATGGAGGGCCGCCACCGCAGCCTGGAGCGGCTCCGGCACGGCAGCGACATGGTGGTCGGCGCGCACACCGTCGGGCAGAACAGCCAGGGCATCGGCATCGAGGGCAACGGCACCTACAGCGCGGCCGCTCCGCCGGACCCGCTCTACGACAGCCTCGTCGGGCTGTGCGCGTACATCTGCGGGCAGTACGCACTGGACCCGGCGGAGATCTACGGCCACCGTGACTTCAACGACACCGAGTGCCCCGGCGACGTGCTGTACGGCATGCTGCCGCGCCTGCGCGCGGACGTGGCCGGCCGGCTGTAG
- a CDS encoding glutaredoxin domain-containing protein has translation MSGTVTMYSTTWCGYCRRLKSQLDREGIAYTEINIEHDPASAKLVEEANGGNQTVPTVVVVAPSGTSTTMTNPSLAQVSKALSA, from the coding sequence ATGTCGGGCACTGTGACGATGTACAGCACCACGTGGTGCGGCTACTGCCGGCGGCTCAAGAGTCAGCTCGACCGCGAGGGCATCGCGTACACCGAGATCAACATCGAGCACGACCCGGCCTCCGCGAAGCTCGTGGAGGAGGCCAACGGCGGCAACCAGACCGTGCCCACCGTGGTCGTCGTCGCCCCCTCCGGCACCAGCACCACGATGACCAACCCCAGCCTCGCCCAGGTCTCCAAGGCGCTCAGCGCCTGA
- a CDS encoding ATP-dependent DNA helicase UvrD2, with protein sequence MTATSHHSLFPATPDSADAVLDGLDPEQRAVATALNGPVCVLAGAGTGKTRAITHRIAYGVRAGILQPSTVLAVTFTARAAGEMRGRLRQLGASGVQARTFHAAALRQLQYFWPRAIGGEMPRLLERKVQLVAEAGARSRIRLDRSELRDVTGEIEWCKVTQTVPEEYQAAAAKAGRDVPRDPAEVSRIYAAYEQLKRDRSLIDFEDVLLLTVGVLQDRPDVAETVRSQYQHFVVDEYQDVSPLQQRLLDLWLGGRGNLCVVGDASQTIYSFTGATPEFLLGFRNRYPDSTVVKLVRDYRSTPQVVGLANGLLSQARGQAAAHRLELVAQREAGPEPVYTEYADEPAEAEGAARRIRELIDSGVRPSEIAVLYRINAQSEVYEQALADAGVPYQLRGAERFFERPEVREAGMLLRGAARGAADPGAEAETVPDQVRAVLSSRGWASEPPTGSGAVRDRWESLAALVRLAEDFAAAMPEARLADFVAELDARANAQHAPTVEGVTLASLHAAKGLEWDAVFLVGLTEGTLPITHAKTDEQVEEERRLLYVGVTRAREYLSLSWALSRSPGGRGGRRPSRFLDGLRPGSAPRGARGGRGGGQGGVERPGGRTRRRGPVQCRVCGRTLSDAGEIKLMRCEDCPSDLDEGLYERLRAWRGEQARELGQPAYCVFTDRTLLAIAEVRPSDEQGLAAIPGVGARKLDKFGPDVLALCSDSEFGIPRELSGGSGDASEEDREAAAYGAGRAAGEGPAGNGREGSGAETYGEGDGEADEDAYGEADADVEGEAGEEVGGAPEEG encoded by the coding sequence GTGACTGCGACATCCCACCACTCGCTCTTCCCCGCGACGCCCGACTCCGCGGACGCGGTGCTCGACGGCCTGGACCCCGAGCAGCGTGCCGTCGCCACGGCGCTGAACGGGCCGGTGTGCGTGCTGGCCGGCGCCGGCACCGGCAAGACCCGGGCGATCACCCACCGCATCGCCTACGGCGTGCGGGCAGGCATCCTCCAGCCGAGCACCGTGCTCGCGGTCACGTTCACCGCCCGCGCCGCCGGGGAGATGCGCGGGCGGCTGCGCCAGCTCGGCGCGTCCGGCGTCCAGGCGCGCACCTTCCACGCCGCCGCGCTCCGCCAGCTCCAGTACTTCTGGCCGCGCGCCATCGGCGGTGAGATGCCCCGGCTGCTGGAGCGCAAGGTGCAGCTGGTCGCCGAGGCGGGCGCGCGCTCGCGCATCCGGCTGGACCGCAGCGAGCTGCGGGACGTCACCGGTGAGATCGAGTGGTGCAAGGTCACCCAGACCGTCCCCGAGGAGTACCAGGCCGCCGCCGCGAAGGCCGGCCGCGACGTCCCCCGCGACCCGGCCGAGGTGAGCCGGATCTACGCCGCCTACGAGCAGCTCAAGCGCGACCGGTCGCTCATCGACTTCGAGGACGTGCTGCTGCTGACCGTCGGCGTGCTCCAGGACCGGCCCGACGTCGCGGAGACCGTCCGCTCCCAGTACCAGCACTTCGTCGTCGACGAGTACCAGGACGTCAGCCCCCTCCAGCAGCGGCTGCTCGACCTGTGGCTCGGCGGCCGGGGCAACCTGTGCGTGGTCGGCGACGCGTCCCAGACGATCTACTCCTTCACCGGCGCCACCCCCGAGTTCCTGCTCGGCTTCCGCAACCGCTACCCGGACTCCACCGTCGTCAAGCTGGTGCGGGACTACCGCTCCACCCCGCAGGTGGTCGGCCTCGCCAACGGCCTGCTCAGCCAGGCCCGCGGCCAGGCCGCCGCCCACCGCCTGGAGCTGGTCGCCCAGCGCGAGGCCGGGCCCGAGCCGGTCTACACGGAGTACGCCGACGAGCCCGCCGAGGCGGAGGGCGCCGCCCGCCGGATCCGGGAGCTGATCGACTCCGGGGTGCGGCCCAGCGAGATCGCCGTCCTCTACCGGATCAACGCCCAGTCCGAGGTCTACGAGCAGGCCCTGGCCGACGCCGGGGTGCCCTACCAGCTGCGCGGCGCCGAGCGGTTCTTCGAGCGGCCCGAGGTGCGCGAGGCGGGGATGCTGCTGCGCGGCGCCGCCCGCGGCGCGGCCGATCCGGGCGCCGAGGCGGAGACCGTGCCCGACCAGGTGCGCGCGGTGCTGAGCTCCCGGGGCTGGGCCTCGGAGCCGCCGACCGGCTCCGGCGCGGTCCGCGACCGCTGGGAGTCGCTGGCCGCGCTGGTCCGGCTGGCCGAGGACTTCGCCGCGGCCATGCCGGAGGCCCGGCTCGCCGACTTCGTCGCCGAGCTGGACGCGCGGGCCAACGCCCAGCACGCCCCCACCGTCGAGGGCGTCACCCTCGCCTCGCTGCACGCGGCGAAGGGGCTGGAGTGGGACGCCGTCTTCCTGGTCGGGCTCACCGAGGGCACCCTGCCCATCACCCACGCCAAGACCGACGAGCAGGTCGAGGAGGAGCGCCGGCTGCTCTACGTCGGGGTGACCCGGGCGCGTGAGTACCTGTCCCTGTCGTGGGCGCTGTCCCGCTCGCCCGGCGGCCGGGGCGGCCGCCGGCCCTCCCGGTTCCTGGACGGTCTGCGGCCGGGTTCGGCGCCGCGTGGCGCCCGGGGCGGCCGCGGCGGCGGCCAGGGCGGCGTGGAGCGCCCGGGCGGTCGGACCCGGCGGCGCGGCCCGGTCCAGTGCCGGGTGTGCGGGCGGACGCTTTCCGACGCCGGCGAGATCAAGCTGATGCGGTGCGAGGACTGCCCCTCCGACCTCGACGAGGGCCTGTACGAACGGCTGCGCGCCTGGCGCGGTGAGCAGGCCCGGGAACTCGGGCAGCCCGCGTACTGCGTCTTCACCGACCGGACTCTGCTGGCGATCGCCGAGGTCAGGCCGTCGGACGAGCAGGGGCTCGCGGCCATTCCCGGAGTGGGCGCCCGGAAGCTCGACAAGTTTGGGCCTGATGTTCTCGCTCTGTGTTCCGATTCGGAATTCGGCATTCCGCGGGAGTTGTCCGGAGGGAGCGGGGACGCGTCGGAGGAGGACCGGGAAGCGGCGGCGTACGGCGCGGGCCGGGCGGCCGGCGAAGGCCCCGCAGGGAACGGCCGCGAGGGCTCAGGGGCGGAGACGTACGGAGAAGGGGACGGAGAAGCGGACGAGGACGCGTACGGAGAAGCGGACGCGGACGTGGAGGGGGAGGCCGGCGAGGAGGTGGGCGGCGCCCCTGAAGAGGGGTGA
- a CDS encoding WhiB family transcriptional regulator, protein MPDLKQSHGPSAATPVDHPPAQPPENTLLPLTELDDEIERLGVPVPCRTYDPEVFFAESPADVEYAKSLCQTCPVREACLAGAKDRREPWGVWGGELFIQGVVVARKRPRGRPRKNAVAV, encoded by the coding sequence ATGCCCGACCTGAAGCAGTCGCACGGCCCCAGCGCCGCGACCCCTGTGGACCACCCTCCCGCACAGCCTCCGGAGAACACCTTGCTGCCCCTCACCGAGCTCGACGACGAGATCGAGCGCCTCGGCGTCCCCGTCCCCTGTCGCACCTACGACCCCGAGGTCTTCTTCGCGGAGTCCCCGGCGGACGTCGAGTACGCCAAGTCCCTGTGCCAGACCTGTCCGGTGCGTGAGGCCTGCCTCGCCGGCGCCAAGGACCGCCGCGAGCCCTGGGGCGTCTGGGGCGGGGAGCTCTTCATCCAGGGTGTCGTCGTGGCCCGCAAGCGGCCCCGCGGCCGCCCGCGCAAGAACGCCGTCGCCGTATGA